A part of Primulina eburnea isolate SZY01 chromosome 10, ASM2296580v1, whole genome shotgun sequence genomic DNA contains:
- the LOC140803425 gene encoding shikimate O-hydroxycinnamoyltransferase-like: protein MKIDVKNSTLVAPAAETPNVSLWNSNVDLVVPNFHTPSVYFYRPTGAADFFDARVLKLALGRALVPFYPMAGRLKRDEDGRIEIDCNAEGVLLVEAECDGEVDDFGDFAPTLQLRCLIPAVDYSLGISSYPLLALQVTYFKCGGVSLGVGMQHHAADGFSGLHFINTWSDMARGLDISVQPFIDRTLLRARDPPQPQFKHIEYQPPPSMKLTSKPDTSPETAVSIFKLTRDQLNTLKSKSKEEGNTVTYSSYEMLAGHIWRCVCKARGLPQDQDTKLYIATDGRSRLRPSLPSGYFGNVIFTATPVAVSGDLESKPVWYSASKIHDALVRMDNDYLRSALDYLELQPDLKALVRGAHTFRCPNLGITSWSRLPIHDADFGWGRPIFMGPGGIAYEGLSFVLPSPTNNGSLSVAISLQTEHMKVFEKLLYDI from the exons ATGAAAATCGACGTGAAGAACTCAACGTTGGTTGCTCCGGCGGCGGAGACGCCGAACGTCAGCCTATGGAACTCCAACGTTGACCTGGTGGTGCCAAACTTCCACACACCTAGCGTCTACTTTTACCGTCCCACGGGAGCGGCGGACTTCTTCGACGCCAGGGTTCTCAAGTTGGCTCTGGGCCGCGCGCTGGTGCCGTTCTATCCAATGGCGGGGAGACTCAAGAGGGATGAAGATGGAAGGATTGAGATCGACTGTAATGCCGAGGGAGTGCTTCTGGTGGAAGCGGAGTGCGACGGAGAGGTGGATGATTTCGGCGACTTTGCTCCGACGTTGCAGCTGCGCTGCCTCATCCCGGCCGTGGATTATTCCCTCGGAATCTCAAGTTACCCACTTTTGGCGCTTCAG GTAACATATTTCAAATGTGGAGGAGTTTCCTTAGGCGTTGGAATGCAGCATCACGCAGCCGATGGATTCTCTGGTCTCCATTTCATCAACACCTGGTCGGACATGGCCCGAGGCCTCGACATCAGCGTCCAACCCTTCATCGACCGGACCCTCCTCCGTGCCCGCGATCCGCCCCAACCACAATTCAAGCACATCGAGTATCAGCCCCCTCCATCCATGAAACTCACAAGCAAACCTGATACATCCCCTGAGACAGCAGTTTCCATATTCAAGCTAACCCGTGATCAGCTCAACACCCTCAAGTCCAAGTCGAAAGAGGAAGGAAACACGGTCACTTACAGCTCGTATGAGATGCTGGCAGGCCATATTTGGCGATGTGTGTGTAAGGCTCGCGGGCTGCCTCAAGATCAGGACACAAAGCTGTACATCGCAACGGATGGGCGATCCAGGCTCCGGCCCTCGCTCCCATCAGGCTATTTTGGCAATGTGATCTTCACAGCCACTCCGGTTGCTGTATCTGGTGATCTTGAATCCAAGCCCGTCTGGTATTCTGCTAGTAAAATTCACGATGCTTTGGTTCGGATGGACAATGACTACCTGAGGTCTGCTCTTGATTACCTGGAACTGCAGCCAGATCTGAAGGCACTTGTTCGTGGGGCGCACACTTTCAGGTGCCCGAATCTTGGGATCACAAGTTGGTCTCGGCTGCCTATCCACGACGCAGATTTCGGATGGGGCAGGCCGATCTTCATGGGACCGGGTGGGATTGCGTATGAAGGTCTAAGCTTCGTGTTGCCTAGTCCGACAAACAACGGCAGCTTATCGGTGGCCATCTCTTTGCAAACCGAGCATATGAAGGTTTTTGAGAAGCTCTTGTATGACATTTGA
- the LOC140803940 gene encoding uncharacterized protein → MNFIYALAGWEGSAADARVLIDALTRDYAFKVPRGCYYLCDNGYANVEGFLTPYRRVRYHRDAWGNRASAPQDHEELLNWRHSQARNIIERAFGLLKKRWAIFRSPSFYPLHVQNQIILACILLHNFIRNQMPDDPLDEYDEEVGSPIHDTQNEYISSFDSSNEWVNWRDQCAMSMWNNYN, encoded by the exons ATGAACTTCATTTACGCTCTTGCTGGATGGGAGGGATCTGCCGCTGATGCAAGAGTTTTAATAGATGCATTGACTCGGGATTATGCATTCAAGGTTCCAAGAG GTTGTTATTATCTTTGTGACAATGGCTACGCTAATGTGGAAGGTTTCTTGACTCCGTACAGACGAGTAAGATATCATAGGGATGCTTGGGGCAATCGTGCATCCGCACCACAAGATCACGAGGAGTTACTCAATTGGAGGCATTCACAAGCAAGAAACATTATTGAAAGAGCATTTGGTTTGTTGAAAAAGAGATGGGCTATCTTTCGAAGTCCTTCGTTTTACCCCCTGCATGTCCAAAACCAAATAATTCTTGCTTGCATTCTACTACATAATTTCATCCGTAATCAAATGCCCGACGATCCTTTAGATGAATATGATGAAGAAGTTGGCAGTCCCATTCATGATACACAGAATGAGTATATAAGCAGTTTTGACTCGTCCAACGAGTGGGTTAATTGGCGAGATCAGTGCGCAATGTCCATGTGGAACAACTATAATTAA
- the LOC140803939 gene encoding uncharacterized protein — protein sequence MISLFSICFLVFKWPPLLFEEDSKFNSSLQVVSEIFKSIRISPLRFPVLMDSVATSGSGSARCKKEDKTRRSWSGREEDVPIQSLKEVMTKGWKSENSFKAVYLTLLENTMHVAIPGTNMCANPHINSKIHVWKKTYSTLVTLLSKSGVSWNDTDKTIDATDETWESIVKHDPSFRPMRHKHWMLSMIGLKSSETIELLGSIQRILRMRYNKFLNLMKNFPT from the exons ATGATTTCTCTTTTCTCAATTTGTTTTCTTGTGTTCAAATGGCCGCCGTTGTTGTTTGAGGAGGATAGTAAGTTCAATTCGTCGTTGCAAGTTGTCTCAGAAATCTTTAAAAGTATCAG AATAAGTCCACTCAGATTTCCTGTACTCATGGATAGTGTAGCAACTTCTGGTAGCGGTAGTGCGAGGTGCAAGAAAGAGGACAAGACACGGCGAAGCTGGAGTGGCCGGGAAGAAGATGTGCCAATACAGTCGCTGAAAGAAGTTATGACAAAGGGTTGGAAAAGTGAGAATAGTTTTAAAGCGGTTTACTTGACGTTGTTGGAGAATACAATGCATGTAGCAATACCAGGAACAAATATGTGTGCCAATCCTCATATTAATTCAAAAATACATGtgtggaagaaaacatataGTACGTTGGTGACGTTGTTATCCAAGAGTggagtcagttggaatgatacTGACAAGACGATCGATGCTACAGACGAGACTTGGGAATCAATTGTGAAG CATGACCCAAGTTTTAGACCAATGCGGCATAAGCATTGGATGCTTTCAATGATTGGGCTGAAATCTTCGGAAACGATCGAGCTACTGGGGAGCATTCAAAGAATTTTGAGAATGCGTTACAACAAGTTCTTAAACTTGATGAAAAACTTCCCAACATAG